A part of Aspergillus oryzae RIB40 DNA, chromosome 7 genomic DNA contains:
- a CDS encoding anoctamin family protein (protein required for meiotic chromosome segregation) translates to MGLLTGSRQLDAADAHNFGVDWVIHYQFEDTEMLKAIEEFRTLIKDLQDAKLQVQVRPGYGASLLLCIRVPRDHLGNMVYKSRVKDWLYGIIHELPIGDEHTSIDSETPAEELRSVYHAVTWSKALGGAGVTAQLGPWKNVASTFPLHDPTANAKLLRKWSHTLLLNAEDLDAIRALYGEKVAYYFAFIQCYSTFLVFPAAWGIFTWLYLGPYSITSALVNCLWCIVFVEYWKIRETDLSLRWNVRGVGALKVNRPQYVWDKEVRDSVTGETVRVFPAHKQFLRQLLLLPFASIAGLALGSLIVVTFAMEILISEVYTGPFKEYLEFLPTVLFSLSLPWINDTLTDMATKLTDYENYRTQDQYDIAQTTKTFVMNFITSFLPTILTAFVYVPFGARLLPYLDVIRVGKLATAFDTRRVHIDPSRLQQEVIYLSVMGQVMSFGEEIVLPYVKRVVMQKWRDYRQKNVPAGQGRRYSYRTDQLLNDSPAEASFLSRVRNETEADEYNVHDDTLEMCVQYGYLALFGASWPLVPLGFLLNNWLELRGDFFKLSLECQRPPPIRADSIGPSLQGLEILTWLGTLSTAAIVYLYRGNMADVRLSTLLLILLAAEWAYLGLRFVVRTAVEKIATGSLRKEAAKRYALRKNYLDSLTRSTSPKGRQRVRFEDRVNVYTTGTDVRTNSQEFLHPGHHETSSEQRFWSCAAQDTADAGVRLIKALCMGDRVQSENKSEKIKKCA, encoded by the exons ATGGGTCTGCTTACGGGAAGCCGCCAACTCGATGCGGCCGATGCCCACAACTTTGGTGTGGATTGGGTCATCCACTACCAGTTTGAGGATACTG AAATGCTGAAGGCCATCGAAGAATTCCGAACCCTCATCAAAGATCTGCAAGATGCGAAATTACAAGTGCAAGTTCGCCCTGGCTATGGCGCTTCGTTGTTGCTGTGCATCCGCGTCCCCCGCGACCATCTGGGGAATATGGTCTATAAATCTCG AGTAAAGGATTGGCTGTATGGAATTATCCACGAACTCCCCATCGGCGACGAGCACACTTCGATCGACTCCGAAACACCGGCTGAAGAACTGCGATCCGTATACCACGCCGTCACCTGGTCCAAGGCACTCGGCGGTGCGGGCGTCACCGCGCAGTTAGGCCCGTGGAAGAACGTGGCCAGCACCTTCCCTTTGCATGATCCGACCGCCAACGCCAAATTATTGCGCAAATGGAGTCACACGCTATTGCTAAACGCAGAGGATCTGGATGCGATTCGGGCCTTGtatggagagaag GTCGCCTACTATTTCGCATTCATCCAATGCTACTCGACGTTCTTGGTCTTCCCTGCGGCATGGGGCATCTTTACATGGCTCTATCTAGGACCCTACTCGATTACGTCCGCTCTGGTCAACTGCCTCTGGTGCATCGTGTTTGTCGAGTATTGGAAAATCCGAGAAACCGACCTCAGCCTCCGATGGAACGTCCGGGGCGTGGGGGCCTTGAAAGTGAATCGCCCGCAGTATGTATGGGACAAGGAAGTACGCGACTCTGTCACGGGGGAGACCGTCCGTGTTTTCCCGGCGCACAAACAATTTCTTCGCcagctgttgctgctgcccTTTGCCTCAATTGCCGGTCTCGCATTGGGTTCATTGATCGTGGTGACATTCGCCATGGAAATCTTAATCTCGGAAGTCTACACCGGCCCATTCAAGGAATACCTCGAGTTCCTTCCGAccgtccttttctccctgtCACTTCCGTGGATCAACGATACCCTGACGGACATGGCCACCAAATTAACCGATTACGAAAATTATCGCACCCAGGACCAGTATGACATTGCACAGACCACAAAAACCTTCGTCATGAACTTCATCAcctctttcctccccacGATCCTCACGGCATTTGTCTATGTCCCATTTGGCGCCCGACTGCTGCCGTATCTCGATGTGATCCGCGTTGGAAAGCTGGCAACGGCGTTCGACACCCGCCGAGTCCATATTGATCCCTCGCGGTTGCAACAAGAGGTCATTTACCTCTCGGTGATGGGACAGGTCATGAGCTttggggaggagattgtgcTGCCCTACGTGAAACGAGTGGTCATGCAGAAGTGGCGCGACTATCGACAAAAGAATGTGCCTGCTGGACAAGGCCGTCGTTATTCCTACCGAACCGACCAGCTTTTGAACGATTCCCCGGCTGAGGCATCCTTTCTGTCGAGAGTCCGGAACGAGACTGAAGCCGACGAGTACAACGTCCACGACGATACACTAGAGATGTGCGTTCAGTACGGGTATCTAGCACTCTTCGGCGCGTCATGGCCGCTGGTACCGCTCGGTTTTCTACTCAATAACTGGCTGGAGCTGCGGGGAGACTTCTTCAAGTTGAGTCTCGAATGCCAGCGGCCGCCCCCCATCCGAGCCGATTCCATTGGGCCGTCGCTCCAAGGATTGGAGATTCTCACTTGGCTCGGAACTTTGTCCACTGCAGCCATCGTTTACCTGTACCGCGGCAACATGGCCGACGTGCGTTTATCCACTCTCCTCTTGATCCTCCTTGCGGCGGAGTGGGCATATCTAGGGCTCCGGTTCGTTGTACGGACGGCTgtggagaagatcgccaCCGGCTCGCTTCGCAAAGAGGCCGCCAAACGATATGCGCTTCGCAAGAACTATTTGGACTCCCTTACACGAAGTACATCTCCTAAGGGTCGACAACGCGTCCGCTTCGAAGACCGTGTCAATGTTTATACCACGGGAACAGATGTCAGAACGAACTCTCAGGAGTTCCTGCACCCCGGTCATCATGAGACATCAAGTGAGCAGCGCTTCTGGTCTTGTGCCGCCCAGGACACCGCGGACGCCGGCGTTCGGTTGATTAAAGCCCTCTGCATGGGAGATCGGGTGCAATCAGAGAATAAGTCCGAGAAGATAAAAAAGTGCGCATAG
- a CDS encoding uncharacterized protein (predicted protein), whose product MCPLSESKTELFLQEENETGKIVPMVTVVRRRGRLHLVHPPWYRNSLLASTGFLEFANAGDFAANVWNEIPVPRHAMILMAIGGPIALLMSIVALRDFILSWRNVKLLRAERRYLQSLKHDYLASANPDPDLIRLIDSRLGLGWRELGTELIDRVAMDVFLGLGALLVGTGTIMAIWGAHPKVFDASNLLSGFVGNSFAAAFGVVNAVWSVYLARRFHRYDRLCTRAPALSPFRDRLHLRFSKFKWHAVVSGLTGLIAGAASMVTAKMWWGYVVLAPCMVLQLLCNRFWRTQLGYDRPIVSDYDQRGILIRETQEIRDEEKDGPLLDSLASTVTLFNALGALPSPSEALDWTSLDSLVQFMITNDLFDSLCDWLARDKSVPSDVRDAVFRDPSSSSEHTEITVSPDHLLRVPVALQTQLRDLCRQFLQEDGRRVLLYRERYLLEMMGSMLSRESQ is encoded by the coding sequence ATGTGTCCCCTCTCCGAATCGAAAACcgagctctttcttcaggaagagaatgaaacGGGAAAGATTGTCCCTATGGTGACTGTCGTCCGTCGTCGCGGACGCTTGCATTTGGTCCACCCTCCCTGGTACCGGAACAGTTTATTGGCGAGCACAGGGTTTCTCGAGTTCGCCAATGCCGGTGATTTCGCTGCCAATGTGTGGAATGAGATCCCTGTACCCCGACATGCAATGATCCTGATGGCCATTGGAGGACCAATCGCTTTGTTGATGAGTATTGTCGCCCTCCGTGACTTTATATTGAGTTGGAGGAATGTCAAACTGCTCCGCGCCGAACGCCGATACCTACAATCGCTGAAACATGATTACCTGGCTTCCGCCAACCCTGACCCGGATCTGATCCGGCTGATCGACAGCCGTCTTGGCCTTGGATGGCGGGAACTGGGAACGGAGCTCATTGATCGTGTCGCGATGGACGTTTTCCTCGGTCTCGGTGCTCTCCTCGTCGGTACCGGTACAATCATGGCCATTTGGGGAGCCCATCCCAAAGTCTTCGATGCCAGTAACCTCCTGTCGGGGTTCGTGGGAAACTCCTTTGCCGCAGCGTTCGGCGTCGTCAATGCGGTCTGGTCCGTCTACCTTGCCCGGCGATTCCACCGCTACGATAGACTCTGTACGCGCGCCCCGGCCCTCTCACCGTTCCGCGACCGTCTCCACCTCCGCTTCAGTAAATTCAAGTGGCACGCCGTCGTTTCCGGTCTCACCGGTCTCATCGCCGGTGCCGCATCAATGGTTACAGCCAAAATGTGGTGGGGATACGTGGTGCTAGCCCCTTGCATGGTACTGCAGTTGTTATGCAACCGGTTCTGGCGAACCCAGTTGGGCTACGACCGTCCCATCGTCAGCGACTACGATCAACGGGGCATCCTAATCCGCGAGACGCAAGAAATCcgcgacgaagaaaaagacggACCGCTACTGGATAGTCTTGCCTCTACGGTCACCCTGTTCAACGCACTCGGTGCCCTTCCCTCGCCCAGTGAGGCCCTCGACTGGACGAGTCTGGACTCTCTCGTTCAATTCATGATCACGAACGACCTCTTTGATTCCCTCTGCGACTGGCTCGCACGCGATAAATCCGTTCCTTCCGACGTCCGCGACGCCGTCTTCCGTGAcccatcttcctcttcggaaCACACCGAGATTACCGTCTCTCCCGATCACCTCCTCCGCGTTCCTGTCGCATTGCAAACCCAACTGCGCGATCTTTGTCGCCAGTTTCTCCAGGAGGACGGACGGAGGGTGTTGCTCTATCGGGAGCGGTATCTGTTAGAAATGATGGGGTCGATGCTCTCCAGGGAGAGCCAGTAA
- a CDS encoding uncharacterized protein (uncharacterized conserved protein) has protein sequence MTAKVLQVDSQYLYVPGCMIMSFDDPSTRTAEVKLVRVSQGVDLGRLSETHNIYKNVIHDVIGIEEATQELEDIMKRKPRYNKLIIVLVCGLATAMVGPFAFGARPIDMPIIFFNGCLLGIMQHVIAPRSVLYSNVFEVTAAVLTSFIARAIGSITTTIHGTPHQRLFCFSAIAQSSIALILPGYTVLCSSLELQSHKIVPGSIRMVYAIIYSLFLGYGVTVGTTIYGLIDRSATSSTTCPNILGFKNPYVARFPFVIAFSICLLIINQGKWKQGPVMVIISFTGYVTNYFVTKRLGTNTQVANTVGAFAIGVMGNLYSRLWHGHAATAILPGIFVLVPSGLAASGSLIAGVESADAIRSNITRNASHGDTQSTGVGQQKSVQDLGFGMVQVAIGITVGLFVAALVVYPLGKRRSGLFSF, from the coding sequence ATGACCGCGAAGGTCCTCCAAGTGGATAGCCAGTATCTCTACGTGCCCGGCTGCATGATCATGTCTTTCGATGATCCTTCGACACGGACAGCGGAAGTCAAACTCGTCCGCGTCTCGCAAGGCGTCGACCTAGGCCGTCTCTCTGAGACTCACAACATCTACAAAAACGTTATCCACGACGTTATAGGCATCGAAGAAGCAACTCAAGAACTAGAAGACATCATGAAACGCAAACCCCGGTACAACAAACTCATCATCGTGCTAGTCTGCGGCCTAGCCACCGCCATGGTCGGCCCATTCGCCTTCGGCGCCAGACCCATCGATATGCCCATCATATTCTTCAACGGCTGTCTACTCGGTATCATGCAACATGTCATCGCCCCCCGCTCAGTACTCTACTCCAACGTCTTCGAAGTCACAGCAGCAGTGCTAACCTCATTCATTGCGCGGGCCATTGGCAGCATAACAACCACCATCCACGGAACACCACACCAACgcctcttctgcttctccgcCATCGCCCAGTCCTCCATCgccctcatcctcccaggCTACACAGTCCTCTGCAGCAGTCTAGAACTCCAATCCCACAAGATCGTCCCCGGCTCCATCCGCATGGTTTACGCAATCATCTACTCCCTCTTCCTAGGCTACGGCGTCACAGTCGGAACAACCATCTACGGGCTCATCGACCGCTCCGCAACATCCAGCACAACTTGCCCGAACATCCTAGGCTTCAAAAACCCCTACGTCGCCCGGTTTCCCTTCGTTATCGCCTTCTCCATCTGCCTCCTGATCATCAACCAGGGGAAATGGAAACAGGGCCCGGTAATggtcatcatctccttcacAGGCTACGTCACAAATTACTTCGTAACGAAGCGCCTCGGGACAAATACACAGGTCGCCAATACCGTCGGTGCTTTCGCCATAGGCGTCATGGGAAATCTGTATAGTCGGCTGTGGCATGGCCATGCAGCCACGGCTATTTTACCGGGAATATTCGTCCTCGTTCCGTCTGGGCTTGCGGCGTCTGGGTCGCTGATCGCCGGTGTTGAGTCGGCGGATGCTATTCGGTCGAATATCACTCGTAATGCTAGTCATGGGGATACTCAGTCTACCGGGGTGGGACAGCAGAAGTCGGTTCAGGATTTGGGGTTCGGGATGGTTCAGGTTGCCATTGGGATTACGGTTGGATTGTTTGTGGCTGCTTTGGTGGTTTATCCgttggggaagaggaggagtgGCTTGTTTAGCTTTTAG
- a CDS encoding RTA1 domain-containing protein (predicted protein) yields MNTRRADSDSTGDAISFSFYHYDPSMAGAVIFIILFAGTTIFHIYQMIGGIFEVLGYIGRAMSSRESPNWTLGPYLIQTLFLLLAPALLAASIYMFLGRIILILQAESHAIMRKKWLTKVFVTGDVLSFLLQGSGGGIQSGGSLDSMKLGEKIIVIGLFVQIFFFGFFIVTAGSFDMKLKRYPIPRCYSAEIPWRKHMNVLYASSMLIMIRSVFRLVEYLQGNNGYLLHHEIYLYVFDAVLIFITMVIFNICHPSEIGRLLANQADYELKDTYTTVP; encoded by the exons ATGAATACACGCCGCGCAGACAGCGACTCAACAGGAGATGCAATATCATTCTCCTTTTATCACTATGATCCGAGCATGGCTGGTGCCgttatcttcatcattctttttgCGGGAACAACCATCTTCCATATCTACCAGATG ATTGGAGGCATAT TTGAGGTACTCGGCTACATTGGTCGCGCCATGTCCAGTCGGGAATCGCCGAACTGGACCCTGGGACCATATCTCATCCAAACCTTGTTCCTGCTCCTCGCTCCAGCCCTGCTCGCCGcttctatatatatgttcCTCGGACGAATAATATTAATTCTACAGGCGGAGTCACACGCCATcatgagaaagaaatggtTAACCAAAGTGTTCGTGACGGGTGACGTCCTCTCATTCCTCTTGCAGGGCTCTG GTGGTGGTATTCAAAGCGGCGGCAGTCTCGACAGCATGAAACTAGGAGAAAaaatcatcgtcatcggccTTTTCGTCcaaatcttcttcttcggctttttTATCGTCACGGCAGGCTCATTCGACATGAAATTAAAGAGGTATCCTATTCCACGATGCTACTCTGCTGAGATTCCTTGGAGGAAACATATGAACGTGTTATATGCGTCGAGCATGCTGATCATGATCCGGTCTGTATTTCGGTTAGTTGAGTATCTGCAGGGGAACAATGGGTATTTGCTGCATCATGAAATCTACCTATATGTTTTTGATGCGGTGCTGATATTTATCACCATGGtgatcttcaatatctgtcATCCGAGTGAAATTGGAAGGCTGTTGGCTAATCAGGCGGATTATGAACTGAAAGATACATATACTACAGTACCTTGA